The genomic interval CAGCAATCTTTTTAAGAAGTACCGTTTTTCCGGTACGGGGTGGGGCCACAATTAACGCTCGCTGCCCTTTACCCACCGGGGCCACCAAGTCCATAACACGCATTTCAATATTATCCGAATCAATACCTAACTTGATGTGTTCAATCGGCATAATGGGCGTTTGTAATTCAAAACGGGTAGATCGTTGCCAATCCATAGGATCACGCCCATTAATTTTTTCGATAGAATAAATATGACGATGCCCATTACCGTCTTCTTCGTATTCTCCCTCAATTTCCAAGCCCGGTCTTAAATTATGCTTTTCAACTTCATCAGGCTTTAGAAATGGATCGCTCGGCTCATAGCTGAATTCATAATCCTTTTCACGTGCAAAACCATAGCCTTTGGCGTTAATTTCAACTACACCTTTATAACTACCCGCCACTTCCAGGTCATGATTTTCATTAAATCGGGGAACAAACACATTATTATTGTGTCCGCGATTATTGTTTCTTGAACGTCCCATTGCAGTCGATTTTTATGTTATCCTTATTCCAAAATGCTTCGAATATCAAAGCTTCGAGCGTAGAAATGCAGGAATTGAATTAGTTTTACGAATTGAGAAAAGAAAAGCAGTGCGGTCTCCACAACTGCACTGCTTTGTACCGAATTTTAATATAATAATATCAGGTGACAGTTAAAACTAGCGTACGGTTGTTGTTTCATTAATCCATTCGTAGCATTCCATCAGTGATCCGTCAATTTTAAATTCATCCCCAGAATTAAGGGGAGGATCCCAGAAGAATTTTTCTTCGTTTGTGGGCGTAACCGGACTATAAGATTTATATTTACGTTCTACTTCATTAGTAGTATTGGGATCTATTCGTTTTGCCTTATCCAAATAGTCGAGCACCAACCAATAAACGGTTTTATCTCTTCGCTCCATCTTACGCCCTTCTGCACATTTACTTACAGCCCGAGCATAAATATCTGCAATTTGGATATATGGAGCGCCCCAATCGCTGTCATAGTCAGTAGCACTACGTGCATATTCACGAGCCTTTCTTAGTCTTCCACTATTCAAATATGCATCAGAGATTTTAATCGAAATTTCAGCCTTTTGTTTATCCGATTGGGCCTTGTCCATCGCTTCATTAAAGTACTTAATAGCCATATTGTGATTGGCATTGCTGACAGCAAAATCCGCCAAGGCCATTGTATTTCCATAGCTGGGATTTAGCTTATACAACTTTTCTGCTACCGATCGCTCTTTTTTTGTCATTTCCTGCTCTCTATAAAGATCACGCAGCGAAGACAATACCTTCTGGTTTTTAGGATTTTCTTTCAAACGCCCTTCCAAAAAGGTGATCCGTTCTCCAGGAGATTCAAAAAGCTGGTTCCGTTTATCATTAAAGGTCGTTTTTAACTTTTCAGAAGCATAAGGCTCTGCCTTTTTCATAACACTGAGAGCCTTGTCTTTCTTTCCTTGAGCAATCATTTCTTGCAACATTACCTGTATATAATACCCATCACCATAGTTAGTGAATTCTTCTGGACGCAATTCAAATGCTTTATAGTAATTTTCCGAAGCTTTTGCAGAAGCATTATCGAACACATTAGAATGGGTTTGATAAAGGCGTCCACGATTTATATACCAACTATAATGATTTGACTTATCAGAATACTTCTTAAACATCTGATCATAAATCTGCAATGCCGTATCTGCATAGGCTTCCTGCATAGCGGGGTCTTCCAATTCTTCTGCATATCCACTGTAAGAATTGGCAAGACGTCGCAGATTTCTTTTTAGCTCAAACCGACTATAGCCTTCAATACTTTCCGGCATCCCTTCCCAGATCCACCGGCCAAACTTTACAGCTTTTTCAAAAGAATCACTTTTGTAGTTTTCTAAAAAAAGCGAATAGGCTCCTACTTCACTCATCCCATCAGGAGGCGATGTGGCATTTTGAGCCATCAGGGAACTACTGCTGAAAATCAAGAATAAAAATAGTAAAAGCTTCTTCATAGTCTTAAGATTTAATGTATCGTTCAGGTTATAAACTATATGCAACACAAATTTATTGTTTACTGCAATTTAGGACGGAAGAACATGATTTCTGTTAGGTTAAGCGTTAAACTAACTCCCCATATTTGTTCTTTCACTAAATTGCTGGAATTTGTTCCCCGAAATCCGTATTCGAGTCCCAAATCAACAGAAGAATTGGAGCTTGGCGAGCGAATACCTAATCCCAGTGAAAACTTTAATGTATTAATGCGATTACCCCTTAATCGCAAATGACCGGTATCATAAGAGCCGCCAAATCGATATTTAAAATATGATAAAAATTTATCAGATCCACTTCGGTAGGGATAATATTGCATCCCCACTCCTACTTTATAGCGATTAACAAAATTGGCATTCCCCTGGGTAGAACTAAAATCATTACTATAGTTCGACCAGTCTTGATACAATCCCTCAACAGCTATAAGTGTTAAATTACTGGGACGATAACTTATGCCTCCAGTCATTTTCATAGGCATTTTAACCTCACCATCTCCCAGGTTTATCGGATCTGGAGCCTGAACAATAGCTTCAGACACTTGTTTTTTAGTAGCATTAATAGTTACAGGTAAATCTACTGTTAGCCCAATGCTTAATTCATCTTCTTCCGAAAATAAACTAGGCAAATTAATCAATGTACCAACCCGGTTACCAAACCCAATACCGGAAGTTTCAAATCTATAATTTATCGGTCTATAGCTTCCACTATTAAATATAGCAGAATAGTAATTATCCTGAGATAAAAATACTGCTGACGCCGCATATCCTATAGCAATATTTTTATTTATTTGCCATCCAATACCCAGTTCTGCACGATTTGAACCACCGGTCCCTTCATTTTTTATCCTATACTGTAAGGTATCTTGCGTGCTACCCCGACTAACAAATCTTGTATTATTCTGAACAGCGGAAAAATTAGAGCGTGTTAGAGGGGTAAATGATCCGGAAATACCTAATTTTTCTCGTATAATTGGGAACTGTAATTGAAAGTTATTAACAGAAAAGTTCGAACTGGTAGCAGTATTCCCATTCTGCTCTGCACTAAAGGATTGAATATTAAGTCCTCCAGAACCCAACCCATAAATAGTACTTCCCCAATGAGCAGGATTTGACAAGTTCCCTATCGGTATATCATTATATGAAACACCCAGTATCCCCATTGAACCGGCAGATGTGTTGGCAGTTTCTACAGGATACCCAACGCCAATTCTTGAATATACTGACCCATTGCTAGCTTGGCTTTCTGCTTGAGCAAAACTAACAGATATTGCAATACTCCACAGAACCGCTGTTAAAACTATTTTTTTCAAGACGAAACTTAGTTATTTGTTAATGAAGTTATAATTAGTTTTGGTCTTTTAGAAGGTGTAGCTTGATTGTTAAAGATGATACTTGATCTTATTCCACCATTGGCATTGAGCGTTATCACGAATTTCCGGTTTCCATCAATGCCCCTATCCAATCCCTGCAAAATAGCTGAGGTAATATTAAAATGATACCCCCCATCATCTGTCGAATAGGTACCCTGAGCAATGGGAGAGCCGGATGTTATATTAACTGGGAGATCATCAGGATTTATCAAATATAATCGTGCTGTCGGTACACTCGGCCGTTGTACGGTTGATGGTTCTGATGAAATTGAAGACTCCATCAGTCCATTATTCCGATAAATTACCAACTCAGCTCTAGACACATTTTGGGTAGCCTGATTAATACTAGACCAATCCACATCAAACTCCATAAACTGTTCATTTGTGCTATGTAAAACCGAAGAACCTGCAGGTAAACTACTGGCATTATTGCGCTTAAAACTTGTGGCCCACTGATTTATCGGAACAGAAAATGTATCCGCCTTTGGGTTTTCAACAACAAACCGTGTTGAAGATGCATTAAGAGGAACAACTTTTTTACTATTAGTTGGAACAATAGCTAAACCAAAAGCATCACGGCGATACAAAGAGTCAGCATTATTGTCTGCAAATGACTTATATTCGCTAACCCAAGAACTAGACAAAGACACATCAACAGAATCCTCCTCCTCTACAGTAAACGATGCTATAGGTGATCCTCCATCATCAAGAGCAATATCATCTTGGAAATTAAAATTATTTGCACGCCAAAGTTCATCAATCTCATAAACATCAAAAGATTGAGCAGCTGCCGAATCCCCGTATATTTGCTCTCCATCTAAAATAATTCGCATTAACATATTAGCATTTTGCTCTAACGAATCATCGGGCAGTGGAAGAGAGGGTTTTAATAATCCTGTAGCTGAAATATCACCAAGAAGAGGATCTTGATATTCGCCAGCTGCAAAAAATGAGAATTTCCCGGAGAAATAATTAACACTCCGCTCATTAAAGTTGCTTATCGACATGGTGTCAATAGCCACCTCGGCTTGACCTCCTCCAATATCACCACCAACAGTGCTAGAACTTTCACATCCAAAAAGGATGGTCAGCGAAATTCCAGTTATCAGTATAAAGTTTGCTAATACGTTTTGCGAAATGTTGTTTATAAACTTGTGCAACGAAATACGATCTAATTTTTTACGATTCTTCAGTTTCTTCTTCTACACCAGCAATCTCATCATAATAAGCGGCAAACTTATCAGATACGTCTTCCGGTGATCCCTGAATTTTGTCAGGGGAGACACCCAGCTCATCAAAGAGCTCATCTAATTCATCTGTAATATGATTACCTGTAACCAAGTGATCGCTGAATTTAACACCAAGAGTGCGTAAGTCAACGTTATCACCATCAATTAAATTGTCTTGGTCCACAGAATCAGGCAAACCGACAAGATCAAGCAACTTCTTGTTAAACACTCCATTATTTTCGGGATGGTGAATGTTGTAGATAACATCCGTATCCTTATATATATCAAGATCATTATACTTATGCTTGGCTAACAAAGGAATAAGCCCAGCTGCCCAATCGTGACAGTGAATAATATCTGGCTCCCAGCCCAATTTAGCTATTGTTTCGAGCACTCCTTTGCTGTAAAAAACAATACGTTCATCATTATCATCATAATGTTCATCTGTTTCTGGATTCATGAACATCGATTTGCGGTTGAAATACGTATCATTATCCAAAAAGTAAACCTGTAGCTTCGCATTTGGGATACTAGCCACCTTAATGCGCATACTTTCAACTTTTTCACCTACTTCAACCTCAATACCCGATAATCGAATAACCTCGTGCAATCGATTCCGTCGGTCATTAATAGTACCATACTTGGGAAGTAGAATGCGAATTTCGTACCCCTTATCCTGCAAAGAGGCCGGCAAAAATCGTAACAGATCGGCCGTATGGGTCATGCGGGCAAATGGAGATATCTCAGCGGCAGCGTATAAAACTTTCATAGGCTTAGTATTAATGAATTCGTTGGTATTTTATTGTTTACTCGTCTGACTCTTTTTTTTCTTGGTCGGCATAAAGCTGATCCATCTCTTCATCATCAAGCGAATAAAAATCGAAAAGAGTATCGCTTCGAAGACCAAGGCGCAATGTTTCCACAGGAATTACCTCGGAGGGTTGGACATTCCCTAAATTGACATTGCTACCAAATTTTCTGATAAACCAAACCTGCTGGGCTTTTTGAGGAGCCTCAAAAATTAAGTTTTCAACGGGTACCTGATCAGCTATTTCATCAATGAGCCCAGAACGTACTTCACCGTTGGGACGAAATACCCCAACCGTTCCGCTTTCTCGAGCCTCACAAATAATTTTCCAGGCTCCGGCATCAAGCTCGCGCTCAATCATTTTTACCCACTTGTAGGGAGGGATAATATCATTAGGATTTTTACTGCCAATTTCTGACAGAATAGTAAAATGCTTACTCATGCGTTGGATGATCTCAACTTTCCGTTTATCAGAAAGCCAGATTGTACCATTAGAAACTTCGGCATGCTGAATATTAAACCGGTCAAGCAACTCCATATATGCATCAAGCTGGTCGCGCAGCACATAAGCTTCAAAAAGAGTTCCTCCAAAATATACCGGAATATCAAAGTTAGAATACACCGCCAGCTTTTCTTCCAGGTTTTGCGTTACATAACTGGTTCCCCATCCAAGCTTGACGATATCAAAATGATTGGAACAGGATTTACAAAAATCTTCAACCTCACGGACGCTCAACCCCTTATCCAAGACCAGGGTCATTCCTTTTTCACGAGGTTTTTCAGTTCGCTTTGGTAGGTGATTTAGCGTAAAAGCCATTGAACATTATATTTTGACAAATTAAACGGACAAATATACGAAAAGGAAGGGTTGAAATAAAACTTTATGACGACATCAACCTAAAGAAACTAAAATACTATTGTGATTGCAGGATAAGTCCGGAAAAACTAGCAATCCATAGATGCTGTTTATCTGGGGAGCCACATAACCCTCCCGTGTTGGTACCCCCATAATATTTTGATTCACTATTAAACAACGTAAGATATTGATGATCATTTAACCTGTCAGGTTGATAATTACCTATCTCTTGATCAGAAAAATTGAGAATAAATAATAAATGTCCTACTGATTCCGGCTTCCCACGTAAAAAAGTAAAGCAAGACGGAGGAGAAACCCCTCTGTCTATCCACTTAAAACTATTCTCATTGGATAGCCGCTTATAGAGTACTGGCTCGTTACAGTAGAGTTTATTAAGGTCTTGAATCATTGTCTGTATTCCTGAATGACGATGCTCTTCAAGCAAATCCCAATACAAAGACCTGCTTTCTGACCATTCTCTTGTCTCTGCAAATTCGCCTCCCATAAACAATAGCTTCTTTCCTGGATGGCCATACATATAGGTAAAAAGCAATCGTAAATTGGCAAACTGCTGCTGTTCGTTACCCCATCCTTTCCTGACCAGCGGTTTTTTAAGGTGTACGACCTCATCATGCGAAAGAGGAAGCACAAAATCTTCGGTTTCATTATACATCATGGGAAAGGTGATATTTTTGGTATTCCCCTTGCGACTGGCAGGAGGACGTGCAATATATTCCAACGTATCGTTCATCCATCCCATATCCCATTTATAATCAAAACCTAACCCCCCTTTATTAACAGCTGTGGTTACCCCAGGCCAAGCCGTTGATTCTTCAGCAAGGGTAAGTACTCCCGGAAACTGCTGGTGAATCATCTCATTAAAATCTTCCAAAAAGCTTACAGCCTCAAGGTTTTCTCGCCCCCCGTACTTGTTCGGTGACCATTCATCGGGACCTTTTGAATAATCTAAATATAACATCGAAGCTACTGCATCTACTCGAAAACCATCAATATGAAAATTATTACACCAATAATGGGCATTGGAAAGTAAAAAATTACGTACCCCGGCCTTGCTGTAATCAAAAATATGAGTATTCCAATCTTTTTGCTGTCTCTTTTGGGAATCCCCATATTCATAGAGCGGGGTCCCATCGAACATATGCAAGGCATATTCATCCTTTGGGAAATGCCCCGGCACCCAATCCATGATAACACCAATACCCTGTTTATGGCACTCATTTACAAAATACTTAAAGCCGTCAGGTTCTCCGAACCGACTGGTCGGCGCAAAATAACCGGTGATCTGATATCCCCAAGACGGATCATATGGATGCTCAGCAACAGGCATTACCTCGATATGGGTAAATCCCATTTTTTGCACATAGGGGATAAGCCGGTCGGCAAGCTCCCGATAGGTCAAGTATTGGTTAGTACTGTCTTTTCGTTTCCACGACCCCAAGTGAACCTCATAAATTGATAAAGGCTTATTCAAAGATTGATTTTGCCGGCGATCTTGCAACCAACAGCTATCATCCCATTCAAATTTGGGCTCATAAATTTGCGATGCCGTTTTTGGGGGGAGCTCCATTGCCCATCCATAAGGATCAGATTTTAGAAAGGGATCACTGTTGCTCTCAGTTTGTATCTCATATTTATAAAGGTCACCCGGATTTGCATCGGAGACAAAGGCACTCCATATACCAGTAGCCTCATCTTTTTCCATTAGGTTTTTCTGGCCACCCCATTTATTAAATGTCCCAACTACGCTCAGGCGGGTTGCATTAGGAGCCCATACCGAAAAATAAACTCCATGCTCCGCTGGATGTGCTCCCAAATACTTATAGGCCTCGGAATAATTCCCCTCTTGCCATCGATTAGTATTAAAATGTTGGAATTTCTGGTTCATGAGCATACGTAATTTAAAAACAGTATATAATGATTACGGCTGGGAACAAAAAAGCCGCCCTCATATACCGTTTTAAGCCTGCAAAATCTTAGCAGAAATCTTCCATAATGAGATAGCGAATCTGATCTCAACGAAAATCATTCGACAGTAGTGAATTCGTGTGGTTATCAATAGGGCAGGGACCATTACGACTGCGCTCTAACTTGCCATCAGAACGCTCATTGACTCTGCGGACGTTACGGTATCGGTTCCATACAGTGGAGAGGCCGCGCATTTTGCCCGAGCGAAGCAAAATACACTAAAAAAATACAGAACGATTATCTATAAAAATTTTTACTGCTATTTATACAAAGAAAGTTTTCAGGCTAATATTACGGCTTCACACCCATCTTCCCTTCCAGCGTATTAGGGATTGTAATACCATATAGCAAAACAGTATCTGAGTTCAGGTAACGATATGATCCAATGATGTAAAAATGCTGATGGACTAACTATTGGGATTTTTGTCTTTTCCACTTATCGTATTTTTCACGCTGCGAAGTTACTTTTTTTAGATAGTTACGGGCTTCGGCATATTCCAGGTTCTCTCGAAGATGTTCGTAGTTTTCTTCGGCACTCATGCTATTAGCCTCTTGTATAGCACGTCGTAGCCCTGTATCTCCCGTGTAAGCCACGGCAACATTCCCCGCACCTGTATTATAAGCACTAATCATCATATACAAGCGTGTGGTCTCATCCTTTACACTCTTAAAATAACGCCTTCCCAGGATCTTGATAAATGTACATCCCATTTCAATATTATTGCCGGGGTCAAATAAATACTCCTTGGTTGGGATACCATCCTCGTTATAAATTTTGCGATAAGCATCACGTCCACCGGTCGTTGGCACTAGCTGCATAAGTCCATATGCATTAGCATGTGATGCAGCGGTGGGATTGAAGTACGACTCCACATGAATTACAGCAAATACTAATGACGGATCCAGATTATTCTTTTGAGCAAAATCATAAACTAGATCTTCCACTTTACGAGCGCGCTTTTGGAGGTGGTCACTGGCCAAGTCAAAATCTACGTATACTACATAACGTGATTTACCGTCTTTCCCTTTTACCTTTTTGGTATTGGTTTTTTGTTCGGCAACTTCTTTTGCATACTCTCCGACAGGTTCCTCTTCTGATTTCTGAAGCTGATCGTCGAGTACCGGCTCTTTGGTAATCTCTTTATTAGGCATCTTCTCTGTTTCAAAACCTTCGCGCGTGCCTTTGGATTTCACGGCCTTTTCCACTTTTTCAGACATTTTCTCTTTTACCTGCCCGGCTTCTTCTTTGCTATCGGCCAATACCTCTACCTGCACTTTACCGTCTTCAAAGTCAGTTGAAATACGGAGGTCTCCATTCTCTTTATATTCGACCCATCGCTTTTTAGAACGCTCTTTAAAGTCTCCCCATTTTTGCAACATCTCTTCCTTAAATGCCTCAAACTCTTTTTTATAGGCTTCGCGATAGTCTTCGTAATCCTGCTGCGATTTAGCTATCCCATTCTCAAAACTATCTAAAAATTGCTGGTAACCTTGCTGGTACTGCTGTTTGAAATCCTCAAAACTGTCTTGCGCAGCTGTATCAACGACGCATGCAAAAAGAAAAACAGCTAATGCCGTTAACACCCCCTTGAAATGACTGGTTATACGATTATTCATAATCTTGCAGTCTTTCTAATTAAAAAACTTGTGCGTATTGAAACCTATTCTTCTTTCTTATTTCATCTCTTAATCAAATAACAATACTCATACCCGGGAATATCCAGCACACAGCTGATTGTTCCCGAGCTGAGTATAGCTATAAAGTAAAAAATAGGCCTATATCTCTATTGTTCGGAAGGCATATTTCCGTTTTTCATATCTTCGATCGATTTTTGCATGTCCTCAAATGCTTTCGAAGCCTTAAACTTGGTGTAAAGTTCCTCTTCTTTAGAAAGCGTATTTTCCAATGCTTTGTTGAGAGAATTTGCGGCTTCACCTACCGGCATCCTAACAAGCATTAATACTTCATGCTTGGTATTATTTTGACGACGGTAAAAAGCACTCTCATCCACTTCAACACCACGCAGTGTTTGTTCAGCTACTGTTTTTGATACATCAGTAAATACTTCACTGTAATTACTGCTCTCACCGGATACGGTTTCTTCAGCGTAATTTTTTTGCATTGCACTTACCTCTGACTGAATTTTAATAGCCAGCTGCGCACGACCATTTTGCATTGCCTGTTTTCGAGCCATGCTGCGACGTGAGGATGTAGCCTCTCCAACAGAATAGATATACTCACTATCACTGCTGGGTGGATTTGTGTACCAGCTCGGCAGATCACCAGAATCATCTTGTACTTCTTCTGAGCTGCTACAGCCAACAAATAACATTCCTGCGAGTAAAACGACGAGTACTGTTTTTATCTTCATAACGTTCCCTTTTTTATTTGGATGATTAAGTTAAGCTATTCCTAGCATATAGATATATGTATAATCAAAAAATGAATGTTAGCCAATATTTCTCTGACATCTTTATTATTAGGTAATCAATTAATTTACAGCAAGCAATTCTTCATTAATAAAGGCAGAAAATTCTGAATTTAACGTCCGCTGAACGGCCTGCAGCACTCTTTTTCGGGCATACTGTTTATTCATGCTGCCTTCGCGCCCCTCTGCCATATACGTACTAAACCAGCGTCCATTTTCCTTATTTTGCGCTTCAACCTGCAGGGCCCATTGCATAAATTCTACATTCGGCCGGTTTAAATCTACGGGTTCAATCATCAAACCCACCTTTACTTCAACTACGGGCGTAGTGCTTGCATCCACAACGGTAAACCCTTCATTTTGCAGGACTCGACTGATTGCCGATATTATTTTTGGATCAACCTCCTTACTAGATATCAAAACCGTACATTCTTGTTTTGCCTGACGGTATTCCTGAGTAATCTCCGGCAGACTTTGGTTTTCAAACTGGCCCGATTGCCCAGATAAAATAGCACGCTGATTCGTCAGCATTTTATTCATTCGGGCTGATACCATTGCCTGTTTCATAAAAATCAGTCGCTCTAACTTGCTTGATGTCTGCTTTGCTTTCTTACGAAGCGAAGAAATTGCCTTGTTATTTCTATTTATCTCTTCGGTATAAAGCCGTGAGGTTTCCAGCCGATCCATAGCGGCCAGTGCATAAAAAGTACCGTCAGCCGCTTCATGCACCTCCTTTATTTCTACATTCTTCATTTGCTGATCTGACCCAAC from Fodinibius salinus carries:
- a CDS encoding LPP20 family lipoprotein, whose product is MKIKTVLVVLLAGMLFVGCSSSEEVQDDSGDLPSWYTNPPSSDSEYIYSVGEATSSRRSMARKQAMQNGRAQLAIKIQSEVSAMQKNYAEETVSGESSNYSEVFTDVSKTVAEQTLRGVEVDESAFYRRQNNTKHEVLMLVRMPVGEAANSLNKALENTLSKEEELYTKFKASKAFEDMQKSIEDMKNGNMPSEQ
- a CDS encoding LPP20 family lipoprotein, translated to MSHLYSQTWSYIASLGVVLLLLPAQLMAQDSSLPQWVNNPSKQFSDAQYLMAVGSSTSRQGAKNQAQANLAKRFVAEVEVDENYVQEFKEQVNEQGETTTQENTQLITQSDVGSDQQMKNVEIKEVHEAADGTFYALAAMDRLETSRLYTEEINRNNKAISSLRKKAKQTSSKLERLIFMKQAMVSARMNKMLTNQRAILSGQSGQFENQSLPEITQEYRQAKQECTVLISSKEVDPKIISAISRVLQNEGFTVVDASTTPVVEVKVGLMIEPVDLNRPNVEFMQWALQVEAQNKENGRWFSTYMAEGREGSMNKQYARKRVLQAVQRTLNSEFSAFINEELLAVN
- a CDS encoding phosphosulfolactate synthase — its product is MAFTLNHLPKRTEKPREKGMTLVLDKGLSVREVEDFCKSCSNHFDIVKLGWGTSYVTQNLEEKLAVYSNFDIPVYFGGTLFEAYVLRDQLDAYMELLDRFNIQHAEVSNGTIWLSDKRKVEIIQRMSKHFTILSEIGSKNPNDIIPPYKWVKMIERELDAGAWKIICEARESGTVGVFRPNGEVRSGLIDEIADQVPVENLIFEAPQKAQQVWFIRKFGSNVNLGNVQPSEVIPVETLRLGLRSDTLFDFYSLDDEEMDQLYADQEKKESDE
- a CDS encoding tetratricopeptide repeat protein; the encoded protein is MKKLLLFLFLIFSSSSLMAQNATSPPDGMSEVGAYSLFLENYKSDSFEKAVKFGRWIWEGMPESIEGYSRFELKRNLRRLANSYSGYAEELEDPAMQEAYADTALQIYDQMFKKYSDKSNHYSWYINRGRLYQTHSNVFDNASAKASENYYKAFELRPEEFTNYGDGYYIQVMLQEMIAQGKKDKALSVMKKAEPYASEKLKTTFNDKRNQLFESPGERITFLEGRLKENPKNQKVLSSLRDLYREQEMTKKERSVAEKLYKLNPSYGNTMALADFAVSNANHNMAIKYFNEAMDKAQSDKQKAEISIKISDAYLNSGRLRKAREYARSATDYDSDWGAPYIQIADIYARAVSKCAEGRKMERRDKTVYWLVLDYLDKAKRIDPNTTNEVERKYKSYSPVTPTNEEKFFWDPPLNSGDEFKIDGSLMECYEWINETTTVR
- a CDS encoding murein transglycosylase domain-containing protein, with product MNNRITSHFKGVLTALAVFLFACVVDTAAQDSFEDFKQQYQQGYQQFLDSFENGIAKSQQDYEDYREAYKKEFEAFKEEMLQKWGDFKERSKKRWVEYKENGDLRISTDFEDGKVQVEVLADSKEEAGQVKEKMSEKVEKAVKSKGTREGFETEKMPNKEITKEPVLDDQLQKSEEEPVGEYAKEVAEQKTNTKKVKGKDGKSRYVVYVDFDLASDHLQKRARKVEDLVYDFAQKNNLDPSLVFAVIHVESYFNPTAASHANAYGLMQLVPTTGGRDAYRKIYNEDGIPTKEYLFDPGNNIEMGCTFIKILGRRYFKSVKDETTRLYMMISAYNTGAGNVAVAYTGDTGLRRAIQEANSMSAEENYEHLRENLEYAEARNYLKKVTSQREKYDKWKRQKSQ
- the glgB gene encoding 1,4-alpha-glucan branching protein GlgB translates to MNQKFQHFNTNRWQEGNYSEAYKYLGAHPAEHGVYFSVWAPNATRLSVVGTFNKWGGQKNLMEKDEATGIWSAFVSDANPGDLYKYEIQTESNSDPFLKSDPYGWAMELPPKTASQIYEPKFEWDDSCWLQDRRQNQSLNKPLSIYEVHLGSWKRKDSTNQYLTYRELADRLIPYVQKMGFTHIEVMPVAEHPYDPSWGYQITGYFAPTSRFGEPDGFKYFVNECHKQGIGVIMDWVPGHFPKDEYALHMFDGTPLYEYGDSQKRQQKDWNTHIFDYSKAGVRNFLLSNAHYWCNNFHIDGFRVDAVASMLYLDYSKGPDEWSPNKYGGRENLEAVSFLEDFNEMIHQQFPGVLTLAEESTAWPGVTTAVNKGGLGFDYKWDMGWMNDTLEYIARPPASRKGNTKNITFPMMYNETEDFVLPLSHDEVVHLKKPLVRKGWGNEQQQFANLRLLFTYMYGHPGKKLLFMGGEFAETREWSESRSLYWDLLEEHRHSGIQTMIQDLNKLYCNEPVLYKRLSNENSFKWIDRGVSPPSCFTFLRGKPESVGHLLFILNFSDQEIGNYQPDRLNDHQYLTLFNSESKYYGGTNTGGLCGSPDKQHLWIASFSGLILQSQ
- a CDS encoding glycogen/starch synthase, with the protein product MKVLYAAAEISPFARMTHTADLLRFLPASLQDKGYEIRILLPKYGTINDRRNRLHEVIRLSGIEVEVGEKVESMRIKVASIPNAKLQVYFLDNDTYFNRKSMFMNPETDEHYDDNDERIVFYSKGVLETIAKLGWEPDIIHCHDWAAGLIPLLAKHKYNDLDIYKDTDVIYNIHHPENNGVFNKKLLDLVGLPDSVDQDNLIDGDNVDLRTLGVKFSDHLVTGNHITDELDELFDELGVSPDKIQGSPEDVSDKFAAYYDEIAGVEEETEES